From Apium graveolens cultivar Ventura chromosome 9, ASM990537v1, whole genome shotgun sequence, the proteins below share one genomic window:
- the LOC141686517 gene encoding uncharacterized protein LOC141686517, producing the protein MVPVEVGVGSLRRDVFVEEDAEVNQRFQLDLLDEARTNSQLKLAAYQQRITRYFNKKVKSVPFKVEDLVLRKVMPNTKIAKHGVLGANWEGPYKVKAILWKGFYRLEDLDSKLIPRAWNAEHLRKYYQ; encoded by the coding sequence ATGGTTCCCGTGGAGGTAGGAGTCGGATCCCTCCGGAGAGACGTGTTTGTTGAGGAAGATGCAGAAGTTAACCAGAGGTTTCAATTGGATTTGTTAGACGAAGCCCGAACAAACTCTCAATTAAAGCTTGCTGCATATCAGCAGAGAATCACAAGATATTTCAATAAAAAGGTAAAATCCGTGCCATTCAAGGTTGAAGATCTTGTGTTGCGAAAGGTTATGCCTAACACTAAGATAGCTAAGCACGGGGTGCTTGGAGccaattgggaaggaccgtacaagGTTAAAGCTATACTCTGGAAGGGATTCTATCGCTTGGAAGATCTGGATAGTAAACTTATTCCTCGAGCGTGGAATGCGGAACATTTACGgaagtattatcagtag
- the LOC141686516 gene encoding uncharacterized protein LOC141686516: MLAKPEDGETLILYLAVSEYSISAVLVKEEASHQWPVYYVSKRLLDAETRYTNMEKLVYTLILAARKLRPYFQAHRIEVRTAYLLRHILHKPESSGKMLKWAVELGQFDLEYCPRTAIKGQALADFILEFYAEVDDKATVLAEPTSQESSHDEKRQELPHPWWILHVDGAVNNNGSGVRIVFVTPEGHRLMSAIHFKFYATNNYAEYEALINGLKLALEVGAMNLIVRSDSELVVNHVNRGFQARGPQTELESVPREENSNADALAKMGSQMDSVQLGQIPLGIQEIPSIPEVEVFQTQEVPRESWMTLIHNYIQTGDVPEDKLQARRLRY; this comes from the exons ATGTTGGCCAAGCCAGAAGACGGAGAAACATTGATTCTTTACTTGGCGGTATCTGAATACTCCATCAGCGCGGTGTTGGTAAAGGAAGAAGCAAGCCACCAGTGGCCCGTATACTATGTGAGCAAAAGGTTGTTGGATGCGGAAACCAGGTATACCAACATGGAAAAACTGGTGTACACTCTTATTCTTGCGGCACGAAAGTTAAGACCATACTTTCAGGCTCACCGAATAGAAGTTCGCACCGCTTATCTGCTTCGGCACATTCTACATAAACCCGAATCGTCAGGGAAAATGTTAAAATGGGCAGTAGAGCTAGGACAATTTGACTTGGAGTATTGTCCTCGCACGGCAATTAAGGGACAAGCGCTGGCTGATTTCATACTGGAGTTCTATGCAGAAGTTGATGACAAGGCCACAGTGTTGGCGGAACCTACCTCGCAAGAAAGTTCTCATGATGAAAAGAGGCAGGAACTACCGCACCCTTGGTGGATATTACATGTCGATGGGGCCGTGAACAACAATGGATCAGGCGTCAGGATAGTCTTCGTCACTCCAGAAGGGCATCGTTTGATGAGTGCTAtccatttcaagttttatgctACTAACAATTATGCTGAGTATGAAGCTTTGATCAACGGTCTGAAATTAGCTCTGGAGGTGGGGGCCATGAATCTGATAGTCCGGAGCGATTCCGAATTAGTTGTGAACCATGTCAACAGAGGTTTCCAGGCCCGGGGACCGCAGACGGA GCTAGAAAGTGTTCCGCGAGAAGAAAATAGTAATGCGGATGCTTTGGCCAAGATGGGGTCACAGATGGACAGCGTCCAACTTGGACAAATCCCTTTGGGAATCCAGGAAATCCCAAGTATTCCGGAGGTAGAGGTGTTTCAGACACAAGAAGTCCCGCGAGAAAGCTGGATGACCCTCATTCATAACTATATTCAAACAGGAGATGTACCAGAAGACAAACTACAGGCTCGACGCCTTCGGTACTAG